The nucleotide window ATCCCGGGAGCAGGGAGGATGCACTGACCCGCGAGAAACAGGAGGCTCTGCAGCGGCTGCTGGAGCTGCACCGTGCAGCCAAGGAGAGGCGGCAGCGGGACCGCGAGCTGCAGCGCCTGCGGGTGAGTCCCAGGGCCAGGCCTGCCGTCGGTGGAGGCGGTGGGAGCCTCGCCCAGGCGGAGCCCGGCTGACTGCAGTCTCCCCAGGTCCTGGACCGACTCCGCATCCTCGGGAACCACCGTCGTCGGGTTCACCCGCTGGGGTTCCCTCCCAAGGTGGCTCAGACGGCACCACAGGCAAGAACCTGGGGAAAGGCCACTCGGCCATTGTGTCTCTGCccctggaggggagggcaggagtcCGAGGCTTCCAAAGGTGCTCAGCGGGAGAGGGGCAGGCGCCGGGCTGCACCCTGCTGGCTGAGAGCTCTTGCCACCTAGGAGGAGGCGGCAGGTTGGAGGCACATCTTGCAGGAGCGGCTGGAACAAGCGCACCGAGGCAGGACACAGTGGCTTCGGGCACTTGGGGCCAGGTGAGGGCGGGCAGGGAAAGGTAGGTGCTCCTTCGCCCTAACGTCTGATTGACAAGCCACTGTCTTCCTAGGAACACCCAGAACTTCCAGGAGCTACTGTCCCCTGGCACCGAGGAACCTAGTCCTGGAGAATAGTGCACAGTGCGCACACCACCCAGCCTGCTCCCGCCCTTGCTGGGTCCCCATGGAGACACGGAGATGATGGTTAAGGAAAAGGCTAAAGGGTGACCTCAGATGTGAGGCAGTTTCAGAAAGGTCCAGAGGGAAGCATCCAGGCCAGGGggaacaaaaacacacacagcaATGCAGCTGCACCAAGAACCcattatttcctctttctgcACCTAAGTCACTGCTTGGCCCAAGGTCAGAGGGCCAGGTCTCGGGGATCCAGCAGTGCAAAGGCCCCATTCTTCCTGAAGAATGACTCGATGCGGCACATCTTGCAAGAGACCATTTCTTGCTTTGTGGCGGGGCCTGGGAAGAGATGTCAGATACTAGGAATGGGTTTCCGGGGAAGGGTCTCAGAGCAGTCGCCCtgtcacacagccccaggactcTGCCCATGTTGTATGTACTCTGTGAATAAATGAAAAGGGCTTCTGAGGAGTGAGGGCTACAGAAAAATACATCTGGGTGCTGGACAACGGGACTCTGCAGTGACCGACGGCAGTGTGGCCTGAAGCTGTCTGCCACCGTCACCCAGCTCTAAGATGTTCCACCAGGTCCTTCTTTTGGTATCTAGATAGGGGCCACCAGGTCAGAGTGTGCTTCTAGCTATGACTGTCACAGGGACAGACTGTGGAGACATGGGTTTCCTCCACCTGCACCCCCTTCTGGGGCTTTCTCTTGCTTTTGTAGGGAAGCTGCTACCCTTACTtgcctggggtggtggtggttgaggGAACTGTGTCGCCCTCTAACCACCCACCTTTTCTGCACACACTCGGGACACACTCCCTAGAAATTCCCTATGGGCAGTAAATGGACACTCAAGAGCCCTCATTAGTGCGATGACACCCACGGCCTCATTGCTTTCCGCAGAAGAGCCACTGAGCTCTGTCCCAGCTGGTGACCTACCTCCAGCCTCAGGGGGAAGAAAGCTCAGGTGGGCTGCCTTCCTGCCAATGTCACCTACCTTCTATTCTTGGCTTTAAATAGCTCATACACTCCCATGACTCCCTCTGACCTAACTCCTGAAGGCCATGCCTCCACACATAGCTGCCTCAGTGACTTCTGGAACCTACCAGGACCAACACCGATCTGTCTTCAcacatctccagccctgtctcTTCTAATCCTACCAGCAAGTACAACGAAATCTGTTATTGCCATTGATTGCTGTCCGTTGTCCCATTTAAACCATCAATGAGCTCCACTGAGTTTTATCCAAAACATCCTTGATTTCAGTTCTGCTAATCCTAATCACATCTTGccaaaataacacaaaacaaatgcCTAACTCATCTGCTAGATGCTTCAGTTTCCCAAATCCAGTATCACTCATCTGCTTAAAACTCTCCAACTAGGATAAAAtccaaagccccccccccccactcccacatcATTTACCCTCGGCCTCAAAAGCCTCAAGAAAGGCCTTTGCTAACAAGCCAGCCTGAagcccctgcctccctgcccacTACCATCCCTTCATTCCACAGAGCTTGTCCCCCTTGGGTCTATCCCCTCCCTATTTACACAATCTGGCATTCGCCTAGAATGTCAGCTCTCCAGCATAAGGCAGATGACTTATTTACAGGAGGTTGGGGCTCACCCAGCTGCCAGCCATAGGTGAAGTTGGTGGTGATGGGGAACAGGTAGCGCGTCTCTGGCAGGTCCAGTTTTCGGGTGTTGAGATACTGGTAGCGCCCCTGAAAGTCATGGGAGATGCCTTCATACAGCAGGGCTTTGGTGTCGGGTGATACTGGGTACATTTCTGACTGAAAGTGAACCTCTGGGACAGGGCTGGGGGCCTTAGAAAGGGCTGTTTTGGAGACAGGTGGTGGCAAGCCTGGGCTCTTGGGCATCAGGGTGGGCAGTTTGAGGGGAAGACGGGCTGCAGCCTTGGCCTTCTGCTTGGCCTTCACCAGAGTTCCATGCTTGCGGTGCCATTCACAGCGCAACCTCATCTCTCTGAGGTATTCTTCCTTCCAGAAGTTTTGCCGCAGGGTGTCCATGTTGAGCTGCCTCGACATGGTGGCAGGGGAATGAGCAGTATTGGGGTGGCTATTGTTGAGTGAGCAcagcaagcagaggcagagggtggaTGCCCTGGGACAGTCACCTGGCAACCAGCCTCACCTCACACAGGGCCAGGATTCTACCTGCCATTGCCCTCAACAGATGTCCTGTGTTGCCCTTTCTGATGCAGCCAGGGGCAGGGCTCACTAACGAAACACCTTGATCCCCAAACCCCTAGGCCTCAGCCTCTATCTACAACAGTGGCCCTCCACTTTCTTAAAGCTGTGGTCTTTAATACTGTCCCTCCTGgtgtggtggcccccaaccataacattatttggTTGCGACTTcgtgactgtaattttgctgctgttaggaatcataatgtaagtctctgtttctgatggtctttggtgacccctgtgaaaggggtctcgacccacaggttgagtgAGAACGCTGACCTAGATGATGGACCTCTGCAGTTGCTTTTGTCCCCTGGGCAGGCCCTCCCAGCACCGTGGAAGCTGAGTGAAGGCACAAAGGTAGGGACTGGGCTCAAGCTTTGTCCTCCATCCCTGAAGCCAGTCTATGATCCAGTGACCAGTCCGTgaattagacagacagacagacagacagacagacacacacacacacacacacacacacacacacacacaccccgctcAACTCTTCTTCACCTGGATCTCTGGTAGCTCCTCATATTTGCCAATCTAATATCCCCCAACACTGCACATTCCAGCAGCCATCTGGAGAGAATATTCCTTTAATATCAACAACGACACGTTTAACAGCACAGGGACTGCGGAGAGAGAAGGTTTCGGGGCTCTCTTTCCCTAACCAGCATGGATCTGAGCAGCAGAACCCCCACAGCTTAGGAGCCACTCAGTGAAGAGGAAGCGGGGAGCGGGGGCTGGAAACCAAGGACCGGGAGAGGCTGGGTAGTGAGAGACTACCGGGTTGAGGGCGGAGAAGCCCTAGCGCAGGTCTTCAGCAGTGAACATGCCCTTGGCCCTGCGTAGGATGGAGTCTTTGGCTGCATCATAGGGATGCTCCTTCGATGGGATCTCCAAGACAGCCGGAATGGACCGCTGGTGGGCGTCAAGAGCATGCCGGACCATCTCTGCGATGTACTGGTTGATGAGAATGATGCCAATGTCATCCCTGTTTAGAAACTGCCTGTTGGGGAAGAGGAGAATGACAGTGACCTGGGGGCACAAGGGTCTCAACCTTATGGTTCCTTAGATGAACCACACTGACCAGGATGGGTGTCCACACATCTGCTCATGGGGGGAAGTGGTATGAAGACCAGGGTGCATGTCAGTGTGGTCTATACGCTGCCCCTGggtaggaaagaggaggagagggaaatagGTATGAGGCCCTTTGTATCAGCATAAGAAGATTCTAGAAACGTAAGAATCTTACTATTGAGTGAGGGAGGTGGAGAAGGGAGAAATATTAAGATCTCGGGTTGAGGAGACCACCAAAAAGTCTGTGCTGGTAAGGGCAGGGATGGGCCAGGGCCAGGAGGACATTTGCGTAAGCCGAAGACAAGATGGAAAGAAGAAACCAAGCAATGAAGGAATCACAGTTTCCAGACAGAAACTACCGTCATTATGGCCTTCCTCTCATGTGATCACACCCCCACAGATGCACACATTCATTCAGGCATTTACTCATTACGAATAATTTActgaaaaacaaaggaacaaaagaaagccaggcggtggaggcacacctttatttaatttatttattttctcctttctgagacagggtttctctgtgaaacaaccctggctgtcctagaacccactgtccaggctggtctcgaactcacagagatggcctGCTTCTAcccccgagtgctaggattaaaggtatgcaccaccatcgcccggctgaggcacacctttagtcccaggacagcaaaggctacacagagaaaccctgtctcaaaaaacaaaacaaaacaaaaataatttactgGGCACCTACTTTATGCCAAGCATGGAATACATTTGACTTGATCATTTTAGGATTCCTTCTTGTTTGAAACATGGAAAATTCTTGGAAGTAAAAATCTGTCCTCCAGTGCttgcttcagcagcacatatactaaaattggaacggtacagagaagattagcatggcccctgtgcaaggatgacacgAAAATTCGTGAAGTGTTCCATACTTTTAGGCAGCCCATGTATACAAAAAAAAgagcttgctttaaaaaaaaaaaaaaaaaaaaattggcactcaggaggcagagccaggtggatctctgtgagttcgaggccagcctgggctaccaagtgagttccaggaaaggcgcaaagctacacagagaaacgctgtctcgaaaaacaaaacaaaaaatctgtcCTCCAGTGACAACGGAAGTCACTTTACCATATTGCTTAGAGATCAGCTGATCTCACCAGATCGGAGCCTGCCAcatcccaggcagtgggaactaGTTTCAGCCAGCATCCCTGGGCTGGGCTATTTAGGGAAAACAGGTGAGGGCAGTTTATTCTTGAGACTTGGCAAAGAAGCcctaaaaaaggagagaaagaatagGGGAGTTGGCACCTTCGATTCTTGTAACCAGGACACTTCCTGGCTTAAAAGGAATGCCTTCATCCACTTTTTTGAAACTATGATCTTTGACCCTGGGCACAAAGTGAGGGCTTGAAGTACAAGGTCTTTGTGCAAGGCCATACTTTCCAGAGAGTCTGCCCACCATACTCAAGACAAATGGAAACCCCAAGGCAGACTGCAGGGAGCTGTATAAACAGAGGCGGTACTAGCTTAAGAAAAGCAAAAAGGGGCTATCAAGACGGCTTGGTGGGTGGAGGTGCCTGCTGGCTCCGTTAGTTCTATCCTGGAGGCCCATGGAAAGAGAAAAttgattccacaaagttgtcttctggcctccatatgtgtgcagtgACAAGCACGCCTCCCCAcggacacacaccacacacatagactcagtaattaataaaagaataaaaaaaaataaaagagatgggtagtggtggcactggcctttaatcccagaactcaggaggcagagcaaggcggatctctgtgagttcaaggccagcctggtccagagagagatgcaggacaggcaccaaaaccacatgatgaaaccctgtctcgaaaaactaaaaaacaaacaaattaattaattaattaaaaaaaagagagagagatgggtagTGGTGATGCAGGCTTTTAATctaagcactctggaggcagaagcaggtggatctctgcgttcgaggccagcctggtctacagagcgagttccaggactacacagagaaaccctatgttaaataaacaaacaaataaaagtggCAGAGTTTGATCTAGGTTCTACCTCTTACGGCTGGTCTGTCTATCTTTGAGCCTGTGCCCTCACCTATCCGTTCCTCATGTTTCTCACCAGTAAGTGGGAATAACCACTACCTTACAGGACAATTGTAAGCCTCTAAGATAAATGAagcttgtgtacacacacaaacacacacgcgcgcgcgcgcccacTGTCCAGACCCACACTGGATGTGGTTTGTTTAGGGTACGACTcgaaaagactgtaagagccgaGAAGGCGCTACAGGTGAGCGTCAGGGACCCCGGAACGGGGCTGAGCCTGCGGGTCTCCACCGACCGGAGGCTCCAAGCATCTAATTACAGCAGGGGCGGATCACAAGCTCTGCCCTCCTAACCAGACGCAGAGTCATGTGACTGGGAGCTCGTGAACCTGACTTACGCCGGGTCCCTCCGAGCCCCAAAGGGAACTTAGGCGGCGGAGGCCTCTGCTCCAGATGGGCTGCCGGCTTCCAGGGCCATCCCGATCCCCATCACCGCTTGGCACCCAGGTGGACAGGCCGCTAATTC belongs to Onychomys torridus chromosome 3, mOncTor1.1, whole genome shotgun sequence and includes:
- the Atp6v1fnb gene encoding protein ATP6V1FNB, giving the protein MSRQLNMDTLRQNFWKEEYLREMRLRCEWHRKHGTLVKAKQKAKAAARLPLKLPTLMPKSPGLPPPVSKTALSKAPSPVPEVHFQSEMYPVSPDTKALLYEGISHDFQGRYQYLNTRKLDLPETRYLFPITTNFTYGWQLDTKRRTWWNILELGDGGRQLQATLPSVTAESRCPAPRCPATKQEMVSCKMCRIESFFRKNGAFALLDPRDLAL
- the Atp6v1f gene encoding V-type proton ATPase subunit F, giving the protein MAGRGKLIAVIGDEDTVTGFLLGGIGELNKNRHPNFLVVEKDTTINEIEDTFRQFLNRDDIGIILINQYIAEMVRHALDAHQRSIPAVLEIPSKEHPYDAAKDSILRRAKGMFTAEDLR